One region of Carbonactinospora thermoautotrophica genomic DNA includes:
- a CDS encoding helix-turn-helix transcriptional regulator: MNINDYATADEAAELLGIKRRSLYTYVRRLKDFPQPVKIGRSLLFDRQTLIDWRAKHPARRKRDSPPA; encoded by the coding sequence GTGAACATCAACGACTACGCGACCGCTGACGAGGCTGCTGAACTGCTGGGTATCAAACGGCGCTCTCTGTACACCTACGTGCGTCGCCTGAAGGACTTCCCGCAACCGGTGAAGATCGGCCGCAGCCTGCTATTCGACCGACAGACGCTGATCGATTGGCGTGCTAAGCATCCAGCCCGCCGCAAGCGCGATTCACCTCCGGCCTGA
- a CDS encoding DUF6343 family protein → MRIGPKHTGSEPSQARSSLRSRLALAVFGLLCAVAGAVLSARIATTGWVIAFAVLGLVALVDATVVVARIRQGPHYQPGPTVPPYRPVTAPLRDPRRAAARSQPLDVRTRKRLYLLLMGICLTLIVLAWTWVRFYSTTAAVVMSVIAMVIPPFAALIANAGSPINRGPRR, encoded by the coding sequence ATGCGCATCGGCCCCAAGCACACCGGCAGCGAACCGAGCCAGGCGCGTAGCTCGCTGCGATCGCGGCTCGCCCTGGCCGTCTTCGGGCTGCTCTGCGCGGTGGCCGGCGCGGTGCTGTCGGCGCGCATCGCCACCACCGGGTGGGTGATCGCGTTCGCCGTGTTGGGGCTGGTCGCGCTCGTGGACGCGACGGTGGTGGTCGCGCGCATCCGGCAAGGTCCCCACTACCAGCCGGGGCCGACCGTGCCGCCCTACCGGCCAGTCACCGCCCCGCTGCGGGACCCGAGGCGGGCCGCAGCCAGGAGCCAGCCGCTGGATGTACGCACCCGCAAGCGCCTGTACCTCCTGCTCATGGGCATCTGCCTGACCTTGATCGTGCTCGCTTGGACCTGGGTCCGTTTCTACTCCACGACCGCCGCGGTGGTGATGTCCGTCATCGCGATGGTGATCCCGCCGTTCGCCGCCTTGATCGCGAACGCCGGCAGCCCCATCAACCGCGGCCCGCGCAGGTAG
- a CDS encoding helix-turn-helix domain-containing protein yields MESVGAQVRRMRQNRGLSQEDLAERAGLNLKTLCQIERDESASPRLDTLHKIALALGVRTVELFRPDPAASMKDRDAEDMTLLAIRQALMPGPAASSEDGDPPSLDALFQETARIRRLHDEGSDSAVIQTVPALIRDARNAVRHHQGADRDRALTVLAMAYREAGNGLVQLHQEDLAAHAYTLAVDTAREAGDELLAADCVYWIAWAFLRQCRLEDAVRNCVTVADEIEPRSMRQASGAHLAAWGNLLVRASAAAVRNNQPEMAQELLAAAGAAAELCAVKDDGPGPLMTPFGVSRVRTMAVEHAVITFDPAEALRRCRAVPQQMSGLPPKARNRHALDKAKAYFMRDRPGRAVEILTQVRRTHPEWLRNQRYAQDIVRDMVDARARRLPRDLVDLAQFLGVAV; encoded by the coding sequence ATGGAGAGCGTCGGTGCCCAGGTGCGGCGCATGCGCCAGAACCGCGGCCTCTCGCAAGAGGACCTGGCGGAGCGAGCCGGGCTCAACCTCAAGACGCTGTGCCAGATCGAACGCGACGAGTCGGCCAGCCCCCGCCTGGACACCCTGCACAAGATCGCCCTGGCGCTGGGCGTGCGTACGGTCGAGCTGTTCCGCCCCGACCCGGCCGCCTCGATGAAGGACCGCGACGCCGAGGACATGACCCTGCTCGCCATCCGCCAGGCGCTCATGCCCGGCCCCGCCGCTTCGAGCGAGGACGGCGACCCGCCCAGCCTGGACGCGCTTTTCCAGGAGACGGCCCGGATCAGGCGGTTGCACGACGAGGGCAGCGACAGCGCCGTGATCCAGACCGTCCCCGCCCTGATCCGCGACGCCCGCAACGCCGTCCGCCACCACCAGGGCGCGGATCGTGACCGGGCGCTCACGGTCCTGGCCATGGCGTACCGGGAGGCTGGCAACGGGCTGGTGCAACTGCACCAGGAGGACCTGGCCGCGCACGCCTACACCCTCGCCGTCGACACCGCGCGGGAAGCCGGTGATGAGCTGCTGGCCGCCGACTGCGTGTACTGGATCGCCTGGGCGTTCCTGCGGCAGTGCCGCCTGGAGGACGCGGTACGCAATTGCGTCACCGTGGCGGACGAGATCGAGCCGCGCAGCATGCGCCAGGCGTCCGGCGCGCACCTGGCCGCGTGGGGCAACCTGCTGGTGCGGGCGTCGGCGGCCGCGGTGCGGAACAACCAGCCGGAGATGGCCCAGGAACTCCTCGCCGCCGCCGGCGCGGCCGCCGAGCTGTGCGCGGTCAAGGACGACGGGCCGGGCCCGCTCATGACGCCGTTCGGGGTGTCCAGAGTCCGCACCATGGCCGTGGAGCACGCGGTCATCACGTTCGACCCCGCCGAGGCGCTGCGCCGCTGCCGGGCGGTTCCGCAACAGATGTCGGGCCTCCCGCCGAAGGCTCGGAATCGTCACGCGCTCGACAAGGCCAAGGCCTACTTCATGCGGGACCGTCCGGGCCGCGCGGTGGAGATCCTGACGCAGGTGCGGCGCACCCACCCGGAGTGGTTGCGCAACCAGCGCTACGCCCAGGACATCGTGCGCGACATGGTGGACGCCCGCGCCCGGCGGCTGCCGCGCGACCTGGTCGACCTCGCGCAGTTCCTCGGCGTCGCCGTGTAG
- a CDS encoding ISL3 family transposase, with amino-acid sequence MSIVELLAILFPHLACLCIERVFHTGGSVRIQASTRDPEAACPGCGVASGRVHSRYERRLSDTAISGQETLIHLRVRRFFCRNDECEMKIFCEQVPGLTIRYGRRSVGLGEQVRAVGLALGGRAGARLTHRLAAAVSRMTLLRMIRGLPDPIPAEAVRVLGVDDFALRRGHTYGTVLIDITTGRPIDVLPERSADCLAAWLSRHPGVEVVCRDRAGCYAEGAARGAPAAIQVADRWHIWRNLGDAVERTVAKHRACLHAATPVTAPAGSSEHATRAEPPPRVGAPAIRHGRLAERTRQRHVAIHALLAQGHSLRSIAQELQLGRNTVRRFARATSPEELLVNTGTGRRPKLLDEYARYLHQRWDEGCTDAAQLWQELRELGYRGSYSSVRDHVRPLRSGIPPESPPAPPKVRQVVGWIMRNPANLDADDQRRLEAILAACPELAAVRGHVRDFAHMMKHRRGTRLEKWMAAVEADDLPDLHSFITGLRRDLDAVTAGLTLPHSSGPVEGHVNRIKTIKRQMYGRAKPDLLRKRILLAD; translated from the coding sequence GTGTCGATCGTCGAGCTACTTGCGATCTTGTTCCCTCACCTGGCGTGTCTGTGTATCGAGCGGGTGTTCCACACCGGGGGATCGGTGCGGATTCAGGCGAGTACCCGCGATCCGGAGGCGGCCTGTCCGGGCTGTGGTGTGGCGTCTGGGCGGGTGCATAGCCGGTATGAGCGGCGGCTGTCCGATACGGCGATCTCGGGCCAGGAGACACTGATTCACCTGCGGGTTCGCCGGTTTTTCTGCCGCAACGACGAGTGCGAGATGAAGATCTTCTGCGAGCAGGTACCGGGTCTGACTATCCGTTACGGCCGCCGCAGCGTTGGCCTTGGTGAGCAGGTGCGGGCGGTCGGGTTGGCCTTGGGCGGCCGGGCCGGAGCACGGTTGACGCACCGGCTGGCCGCCGCGGTCAGCCGGATGACGTTGCTGCGGATGATCCGCGGGCTGCCCGACCCGATCCCGGCCGAAGCTGTGCGGGTGTTGGGAGTTGACGACTTCGCCCTGCGCCGCGGCCATACCTACGGGACCGTGCTCATCGACATCACCACCGGCCGGCCGATCGATGTGCTGCCCGAACGCTCAGCGGACTGTCTGGCCGCATGGCTGAGTAGGCATCCCGGCGTGGAGGTTGTCTGCCGCGACCGGGCCGGCTGCTATGCCGAGGGTGCCGCCCGGGGTGCGCCGGCCGCGATCCAGGTCGCTGACCGATGGCATATCTGGCGGAATCTCGGTGACGCGGTTGAGCGGACTGTGGCCAAACATCGCGCCTGCCTGCACGCGGCCACCCCGGTCACCGCACCGGCCGGATCGAGCGAACACGCCACAAGGGCCGAGCCACCGCCCCGGGTCGGAGCCCCTGCGATCAGGCACGGACGTCTGGCCGAGCGCACCCGCCAACGCCACGTCGCCATCCACGCCCTCCTCGCCCAAGGGCACAGCCTTCGCAGCATCGCTCAGGAGCTGCAGCTGGGCCGAAACACCGTACGGCGTTTCGCCCGGGCCACCTCCCCAGAGGAGCTGCTGGTCAACACCGGAACCGGCCGCCGCCCGAAGCTGCTGGATGAGTACGCGCGCTACCTGCACCAGCGGTGGGACGAAGGCTGCACCGACGCCGCACAGCTGTGGCAAGAACTCCGTGAACTGGGCTACCGCGGGAGTTACTCAAGTGTCCGCGACCATGTCCGCCCGCTGCGATCAGGCATCCCGCCCGAGTCACCCCCGGCTCCACCGAAGGTCCGGCAGGTTGTCGGGTGGATCATGCGCAACCCCGCAAACCTGGACGCCGACGACCAGCGGCGCCTGGAGGCCATCTTGGCCGCCTGTCCCGAACTGGCCGCCGTCCGCGGCCACGTCCGCGACTTCGCCCACATGATGAAACACCGCCGCGGCACACGACTGGAGAAGTGGATGGCCGCCGTCGAAGCCGACGACCTGCCCGACCTGCACTCCTTCATCACCGGCCTGCGCCGCGACCTGGACGCCGTCACCGCCGGCCTGACCCTGCCCCACAGCTCCGGCCCCGTCGAGGGCCACGTCAACCGGATCAAAACGATCAAACGACAGATGTACGGGCGCGCCAAGCCTGACCTGCTCCGAAAGCGGATCCTCCTCGCCGACTGA